A DNA window from Paenibacillus sp. HWE-109 contains the following coding sequences:
- a CDS encoding aldo/keto reductase, with amino-acid sequence MKYRKLGKTGLDVSVLSFGASSLGSLFRETNEEESIRTVHTAVDLGINLIDVSPYYGLTKAETVLGKAIAQIDRERFILTTKAGRYGDDEFDFSKERIIRSVDESLKRLYTDYIDILYLHDIEFAAFDQLAEGAFPALDALKQSGKIRFFGVSGLPLSVFEKSLAVKEFDSVLSYCHYALNDTSLLDVVPLLEQHGVGLVNASPLSMGLLSTRPAAAWHPAPADIQRLCKEAAEHCASKGADIAKLAVQYATANERIPTTLVSTASPDNIRKNIAWTDEPMDTELLQEVLDILEPIRNKSWISGRPEYNEKTYV; translated from the coding sequence ATGAAATATCGTAAACTGGGCAAAACAGGGCTGGATGTCTCAGTACTGAGCTTCGGCGCCTCCTCGCTTGGCTCCCTCTTCCGGGAAACCAACGAGGAAGAAAGCATTCGGACCGTTCATACGGCTGTTGATCTAGGAATTAACCTGATTGATGTGTCCCCCTACTACGGTTTAACCAAGGCGGAAACGGTCTTAGGCAAAGCTATTGCCCAAATAGACAGAGAACGCTTTATTTTGACAACGAAAGCAGGACGTTACGGCGACGACGAGTTCGACTTCTCGAAGGAGCGGATCATTCGCAGTGTGGATGAGAGCTTAAAGCGGCTTTATACGGATTATATCGATATTCTTTATTTGCATGATATTGAATTTGCGGCTTTTGATCAGCTTGCTGAGGGAGCCTTCCCTGCACTGGATGCATTAAAGCAATCTGGGAAAATTCGTTTTTTCGGCGTATCCGGATTACCGCTGTCTGTGTTTGAGAAGTCGCTGGCTGTGAAAGAGTTCGATTCTGTCTTGTCTTATTGCCATTATGCTTTGAATGACACGTCCTTGCTGGATGTAGTTCCACTGTTGGAGCAGCATGGGGTTGGCTTAGTGAATGCATCGCCGCTCTCTATGGGACTGCTGAGCACTAGACCTGCTGCTGCTTGGCATCCTGCACCGGCTGACATTCAACGGCTCTGCAAGGAGGCGGCGGAGCACTGCGCAAGCAAAGGCGCTGACATCGCGAAGCTGGCGGTGCAATATGCAACGGCGAACGAGCGAATTCCAACGACACTTGTCAGTACAGCCAGTCCGGACAATATCCGCAAAAACATCGCATGGACGGATGAGCCGATGGATACCGAGCTGCTGCAAGAAGTGCTGGACATTTTGGAGCCAATCCGCAACAAGTCATGGATTAGCGGAAGACCTGAATATAACGAGAAGACTTACGTTTAA
- a CDS encoding zinc-binding alcohol dehydrogenase family protein: MKAIVCEQIEQFNFVEMKEPTVKAGEAIVRIKRIGICGTDLHAYKGNQPFFSYPRVLGHELSGYVEEIGEGVLGLQAGDLVSVVPYMHCGTCIACRNGNTNCCIDMKVLGVHMDGGMRELVSIPASHLIKTEGLTLDQAAMLEPLSIGAHALRRSGLRAGETALVIGAGPIGLGVMVLAKQFGATVIAMDINDERLAFCRKWAGVDQTVNALQQPKEQLAELTNGDMPTVVFDATGNARSMTDSFGLVAHGGKLVYVGLVKADITFHDPDFHKRELTLMGSRNATMEDFDTVREAMQSGVIDIESYITHRASFEDMIGEFDTWLKPESKVIKAIVCL; the protein is encoded by the coding sequence ATGAAAGCGATCGTATGTGAACAGATTGAGCAGTTTAACTTTGTAGAGATGAAGGAGCCTACTGTCAAAGCGGGTGAAGCCATCGTTCGTATCAAAAGAATCGGTATCTGCGGGACGGATTTACACGCCTATAAAGGGAATCAGCCATTTTTCAGCTACCCGCGTGTGCTTGGTCATGAACTCTCCGGTTATGTCGAGGAAATCGGCGAAGGGGTCTTGGGACTGCAGGCTGGCGATCTGGTCAGCGTCGTCCCCTATATGCATTGCGGAACATGCATTGCTTGCCGCAATGGCAATACAAACTGCTGTATCGATATGAAAGTACTTGGCGTGCATATGGATGGAGGAATGAGAGAGTTGGTATCTATACCTGCCAGCCATCTCATTAAAACCGAAGGGCTGACGCTGGATCAAGCTGCGATGCTGGAGCCGCTTAGCATCGGAGCTCACGCTTTGCGAAGATCGGGGCTTCGCGCAGGTGAAACTGCGCTCGTCATTGGCGCAGGGCCGATCGGACTCGGCGTCATGGTCCTGGCGAAGCAGTTTGGCGCGACCGTCATCGCGATGGACATCAATGATGAGCGGCTGGCGTTTTGCCGCAAGTGGGCAGGCGTCGATCAGACCGTGAATGCGCTGCAGCAGCCGAAGGAGCAGCTCGCTGAGCTAACGAACGGCGATATGCCCACTGTGGTCTTCGATGCGACCGGCAACGCGCGGTCGATGACGGACTCCTTCGGACTTGTCGCGCATGGCGGCAAGCTCGTGTACGTTGGCCTCGTGAAGGCGGATATCACGTTCCATGATCCGGATTTTCATAAGCGGGAGCTGACGCTGATGGGCAGCCGCAACGCAACGATGGAAGATTTCGACACCGTCCGTGAAGCGATGCAGAGCGGAGTTATCGACATTGAGAGTTATATCACGCACCGTGCTTCCTTCGAGGATATGATCGGGGAGTTTGATACATGGCTCAAGCCGGAGTCCAAGGTGATTAAAGCGATCGTTTGTTTGTAA
- a CDS encoding S-layer homology domain-containing protein: MFIHFKKVLIITLATTVVATSNIPLFGNSLTASAAIIPSDYALHMLFEDNLTDSSQNLLTATPVGGLSYAPGRIGSALNIDSSSASKQYVNLGKPDQLQFGTGTSFTLAFWVKSNGVSSDPPIISNKDWDGGSNVGYVVALKDTRLIWNYNTDGGSRADASIPNVADGAWHHIVISHDRATGRVDFYKDGNPVTVDITSGSNYNNISSAVNITGRTGTLDSGLSTMIGNDGTGNYSANLTARLDDFQILRKAVTAQEVLDAYNAIPPRDPEKFNGALNLIGAQHTVQGSQFHYNLDLRTPDMNKVIDKADVELAYDSHLFEFVSASRATSIDTSVPGILKLSLPGGIVYSNINPLEFKNSRISELIFKAKAPSGQGTIEVKNADFYNGTDKIEIESLNKPAATVQIHSKASEDLNKDGHVTVGDVVLAQGNSDEVLQKIADKAKFTPYKRVVVIGIDGGGVSVSPNAPYWETPNSVKVAVGSRLNIPSIRNIIDHGAISYTVKTTLPSSSSPNWGAMISGVDYSKHKIGNDISEAYTYDEASPYPTFFKKVRSAMPETKLAAFLTWNNIFTGHIEPSVGVEDYPSNDEGNAAAFAQYIADGKAADASVIFIHLDDMDHEAGHIYGFYTKKYYDQLAKTDLNVGVIYNALKDNQLLDDTLILMLPDHGGGTENANHTLGSSTSHGQDSPLSTTTFMAANGRTVAADVGKEKLLQGGTTKDLAATVLTALGIDPAIGDSKVIDGMFIQQKNQHKPDASNLKLTKVVSSTTQQLKRYELSIGELKSDAKAMDLDIQTNDLSVVSVEPVQPGVKVLRNETANGVTRIILSSDTGIVADQPIVNILVGSQGANPSAALKDAMVADPQAKETMPNLTSAEKQESDIPVTSVEVTPANLSIYEGQTVELYAKVLPATASNQAVTWTTSDSSVAALESRGDKAVITGIKPGTATITATAADGNFTSQSTVTIQAKPVETTLYSIKLDGKTSLNIGQQDQTIVQATYSDNSVIQPVSGIVFSSTVPTVATVDSHGLVSALGVGTTVIGATYGGLMGQYTLTVTSSKPVETTLSSIKMNGKASLYIGLQDQTTVKAKYSDNSETQPVFGITFSSSAPFVASVNSQGLVSALGVGTTVIEATYGGLMDQYTLTVNSSSTEPDYEPAPTTPQEQTKPAEPAKPVEPTKPALPEVFNPELVKLDTLIKSMESKVKEAKKQSNIISFTDLPTAHWAGNLIHKFAAIGVVQGYENGTFEPDGKVTRAEFATLISRIFEINGEPVRSLTLNDLNTHWAKTVIEKLANLGILNGYEDSSFKPDATISRAEMVAIVSRIVNIRSVQQESTSSFADIASSFAEEQIKEASKAGIISGLGDGQFHPNSPATRAEALTAIMNILNLNPEIKQLLDSLK; encoded by the coding sequence ATGTTTATTCATTTTAAAAAAGTGCTAATTATTACGTTAGCAACTACGGTCGTCGCAACTTCAAACATTCCTCTGTTTGGAAACTCTCTCACTGCATCTGCCGCAATTATCCCCTCTGATTATGCTCTGCACATGCTTTTTGAGGATAACTTGACGGATAGTTCGCAAAATCTTTTAACTGCAACCCCTGTCGGGGGATTGTCTTATGCTCCGGGACGAATCGGCAGTGCGCTGAATATTGATTCTTCAAGCGCATCCAAGCAATACGTCAACTTGGGAAAACCAGATCAACTTCAGTTTGGCACAGGAACCAGCTTTACCCTTGCTTTCTGGGTGAAATCGAATGGCGTTTCATCAGACCCTCCCATCATTTCCAATAAGGACTGGGACGGCGGCAGCAATGTTGGCTATGTCGTCGCTTTAAAGGATACGCGCTTGATATGGAACTACAATACGGACGGCGGTTCAAGAGCGGATGCCTCTATTCCTAACGTTGCGGACGGCGCTTGGCATCACATCGTGATTTCGCACGATCGGGCAACAGGACGCGTTGATTTTTATAAAGACGGAAACCCTGTAACGGTAGACATAACGAGTGGAAGTAATTATAACAACATTTCAAGCGCAGTAAATATTACGGGACGGACAGGCACGCTGGATTCTGGTCTGTCAACGATGATTGGCAATGATGGTACCGGCAATTATTCCGCCAATTTGACAGCTCGGCTTGATGATTTTCAGATTTTGCGAAAAGCTGTTACGGCGCAAGAAGTTTTAGATGCCTATAACGCCATTCCTCCCCGTGACCCTGAAAAATTCAATGGCGCTCTGAACTTGATAGGCGCCCAGCATACCGTTCAGGGTTCGCAATTTCACTACAACCTGGATCTTCGTACACCGGACATGAACAAAGTGATTGATAAAGCAGATGTTGAACTCGCGTATGACAGTCATTTATTTGAATTCGTCAGTGCGTCGCGCGCGACTTCCATTGACACTTCCGTGCCGGGAATCTTGAAGCTGAGCTTGCCTGGGGGGATCGTTTACAGCAACATCAATCCGCTTGAATTCAAGAATTCCAGAATTTCCGAGCTGATCTTCAAAGCGAAAGCTCCTTCAGGTCAAGGAACCATTGAAGTAAAGAATGCGGATTTCTATAACGGTACGGATAAAATAGAAATTGAATCTTTGAATAAGCCGGCTGCTACCGTTCAAATCCATTCCAAAGCGTCTGAAGATCTCAATAAGGACGGCCATGTGACGGTTGGGGATGTTGTTTTGGCCCAAGGCAACTCTGACGAGGTTTTACAAAAAATTGCCGACAAAGCCAAATTTACTCCTTATAAACGTGTTGTTGTCATTGGGATCGACGGTGGAGGCGTTTCGGTTTCGCCCAATGCGCCATATTGGGAAACTCCTAATTCCGTCAAAGTGGCAGTCGGAAGCCGCCTAAACATCCCGTCGATTAGAAACATCATTGACCATGGCGCTATCTCCTATACCGTCAAAACAACGCTGCCATCCAGTTCTTCGCCAAACTGGGGCGCGATGATATCCGGCGTTGATTACAGTAAACATAAGATTGGTAATGATATCAGCGAAGCTTATACCTATGATGAAGCTTCCCCTTATCCGACATTCTTTAAAAAAGTAAGATCAGCCATGCCTGAAACTAAGCTAGCTGCTTTTTTAACTTGGAACAACATTTTCACTGGTCATATTGAACCGTCTGTCGGTGTTGAGGACTACCCCTCGAATGATGAAGGCAATGCCGCTGCCTTCGCTCAGTATATAGCAGATGGGAAAGCTGCCGATGCATCCGTGATTTTCATACATTTGGATGATATGGATCATGAGGCGGGGCACATATACGGTTTTTATACGAAAAAATATTATGATCAATTAGCGAAAACCGACTTGAACGTAGGCGTAATTTACAATGCTTTGAAAGATAATCAACTGCTAGACGATACACTTATTTTAATGCTGCCTGATCATGGCGGAGGCACCGAAAATGCCAATCATACGTTAGGAAGCTCCACTTCGCACGGCCAAGACTCACCGCTGTCAACGACCACATTCATGGCGGCGAACGGAAGAACGGTAGCTGCGGATGTCGGGAAAGAGAAGCTTTTGCAAGGCGGCACAACCAAAGATTTGGCAGCGACTGTTCTCACCGCTCTAGGTATCGATCCTGCAATTGGGGATTCCAAGGTGATTGACGGGATGTTCATCCAGCAGAAAAATCAGCATAAGCCGGATGCTTCCAACTTGAAGTTAACCAAAGTCGTCTCTTCAACTACTCAGCAATTAAAAAGATATGAACTGTCCATCGGTGAGCTGAAATCGGACGCGAAAGCGATGGATCTTGACATCCAGACAAATGATTTGTCGGTCGTATCCGTGGAACCTGTTCAACCCGGCGTCAAGGTGCTGCGCAATGAAACGGCAAATGGCGTGACGAGAATCATTCTTTCCTCGGATACAGGCATTGTTGCCGATCAGCCCATTGTCAATATCCTTGTTGGATCGCAGGGAGCCAATCCCTCCGCAGCTCTTAAAGACGCCATGGTTGCCGATCCGCAGGCCAAAGAAACGATGCCGAACTTAACTAGTGCGGAAAAACAAGAAAGTGATATTCCGGTGACAAGCGTAGAAGTCACCCCTGCGAACCTATCGATATATGAAGGACAAACTGTAGAACTTTACGCCAAAGTGCTGCCTGCTACAGCGAGCAATCAGGCGGTGACATGGACCACAAGCGATTCTTCGGTCGCGGCACTTGAATCCAGAGGTGACAAGGCCGTTATTACTGGTATCAAACCAGGTACGGCAACAATCACGGCGACTGCAGCGGATGGAAACTTTACATCGCAAAGCACTGTCACTATACAAGCTAAACCAGTAGAAACGACATTATACTCTATCAAATTGGATGGGAAAACTTCACTGAATATCGGCCAGCAAGACCAAACCATCGTTCAGGCAACGTACAGTGATAACAGTGTGATTCAGCCTGTTTCCGGTATCGTTTTCAGCAGTACGGTTCCAACTGTAGCAACTGTTGATTCGCATGGTTTGGTAAGCGCGCTTGGGGTGGGGACGACAGTCATTGGAGCAACATATGGTGGATTGATGGGTCAGTATACGCTTACGGTCACTAGTTCCAAACCAGTAGAAACGACATTGTCTTCCATTAAAATGAACGGAAAAGCTTCATTGTATATAGGCCTACAGGATCAAACGACGGTTAAGGCGAAATACAGTGATAACAGCGAGACCCAACCTGTGTTCGGCATCACTTTCAGCAGCAGTGCCCCATTTGTGGCGTCCGTTAACTCGCAAGGTTTGGTAAGTGCGCTCGGGGTGGGGACGACAGTTATTGAAGCAACGTATGGCGGATTGATGGATCAATATACACTTACTGTAAATTCTTCATCGACAGAGCCAGACTACGAGCCTGCGCCAACCACGCCGCAAGAGCAGACTAAGCCTGCGGAACCTGCAAAACCGGTCGAACCGACAAAACCCGCGCTTCCAGAAGTATTTAATCCAGAACTTGTCAAGCTGGACACGCTGATCAAAAGCATGGAATCCAAAGTCAAAGAAGCGAAAAAGCAAAGCAACATCATTTCTTTCACAGATTTGCCTACTGCACATTGGGCAGGGAACCTCATTCACAAATTCGCAGCAATAGGTGTCGTTCAAGGGTATGAGAACGGAACTTTCGAGCCTGATGGCAAGGTGACGCGTGCAGAGTTTGCGACTCTCATTTCCCGCATATTCGAAATTAACGGTGAGCCTGTTCGCAGCCTGACACTGAATGATCTGAACACGCACTGGGCGAAAACAGTGATCGAAAAGCTAGCCAATCTCGGCATCTTGAACGGTTACGAAGATTCCTCATTCAAACCAGATGCAACGATTAGCCGTGCTGAGATGGTAGCTATCGTCAGCCGCATCGTAAACATACGCTCTGTTCAACAGGAAAGCACATCTAGCTTCGCCGATATTGCTAGCTCTTTTGCCGAGGAGCAAATCAAAGAAGCATCCAAAGCGGGAATCATTAGCGGATTAGGCGATGGCCAGTTCCATCCGAATAGTCCTGCGACCCGCGCCGAGGCGCTTACGGCTATCATGAATATCCTAAATCTTAATCCAGAAATTAAGCAGTTGTTGGACAGCTTGAAATAA
- a CDS encoding LysR family transcriptional regulator, which produces MVNFELYKVFYLTAKSGSLSKAAKELFITQPSVSHSIKLLEDQLKLQLFARTSKGVELTKEGSILFSYIEQAYNFISLAEEKLHELRTFSSGEIKIGGSDSLCKHYLLPFLESFHDQYPHVQINLVNGTTPEIVKQLKEGKIDIGIVRTPILDEQMQVREGITIQDCFVTGPKYRELALGKVSLADLLKYPIILFSSNSSSRKFVTRLFSDHGLMLEPEIELGSVDLLIEFAKIGFGVSFVTKEFVAKELAEGSLFEVNLDAAIPSTKIGIITLRNMPLSTAAAAFIAKLDPALG; this is translated from the coding sequence ATGGTTAATTTTGAGTTGTACAAAGTATTTTATTTGACCGCCAAATCTGGAAGCCTTTCCAAAGCAGCCAAAGAGCTGTTCATTACCCAGCCCAGCGTCTCTCACTCCATTAAATTATTAGAAGATCAATTGAAGCTGCAATTATTTGCCCGCACGTCCAAAGGAGTTGAACTGACCAAGGAAGGTTCCATTTTATTTTCCTATATCGAGCAAGCGTACAACTTCATTTCCCTCGCGGAAGAAAAACTCCATGAACTTCGCACCTTTTCCAGCGGGGAAATCAAAATCGGCGGCAGCGACTCCTTATGCAAGCACTACCTGCTTCCTTTCCTGGAGTCTTTCCACGACCAGTATCCACATGTGCAAATCAATCTGGTAAACGGCACCACACCGGAAATTGTAAAACAATTAAAGGAAGGGAAAATCGATATCGGGATCGTCAGGACGCCTATTCTGGATGAGCAGATGCAAGTCCGTGAGGGCATTACCATTCAAGATTGCTTCGTGACCGGACCGAAATACCGCGAACTGGCTTTAGGTAAGGTCTCGCTTGCTGATCTGCTGAAATACCCGATCATCTTATTTTCGAGCAACAGCTCCTCGCGGAAATTCGTCACCCGTCTATTCAGCGACCATGGCCTCATGCTGGAGCCGGAGATCGAGCTGGGCAGTGTGGATCTGCTGATTGAATTCGCGAAGATCGGGTTTGGCGTCTCCTTCGTCACGAAGGAATTCGTCGCGAAGGAACTCGCCGAGGGCAGTTTGTTTGAAGTAAACTTGGACGCTGCGATCCCATCAACCAAAATCGGCATTATTACTTTGCGCAATATGCCGCTTTCGACAGCTGCTGCTGCTTTTATTGCAAAGCTTGATCCTGCGCTTGGGTGA
- the tkt gene encoding transketolase, translated as MNQATASLETLSINTIRTLTIDAVEKAAMGHPGMPMGAAPMAYALWTQHLKHNPANPKWVDRDRFVLSAGHGSMLLYSLLHLSGYDVTIEDIKEFRQWGSRTPGHPEYGHTAGVEATTGPLGQGVAMAVGMAMAEAHQASVYNKPSFPIVDHYTYAICGDGDLMEGVSSEAASLAGHLKLGKLIVLYDSNDISLDGELNMSFSENVKTRIESYGWQYLRVEEQNNVEAIAAAIAEGKADLERPTLIEIKTTIGYGSPNKAGKGGHGGTHGSPLGKEELLLTKQALGWPLEPDFYVPAEVYAHFAHFKQLGGEAQTAWEQLWNSYQAAYPELAQQFELANSGDLPADWKADMPRFTPESGAISTRTASGKVINGLAKRVPYLVGGSADLASSNFTMINDAAAFSSADYSGRNFWFGVREFAMGAALNGMLLHGGVRAFGGTFLVFSDYLRGAIRLSALMKLPVAYVFTHDSIAVGEDGPTHQPIEQIPSLRMIPDVTLFRPADANETAAAWQYVLEAKEGPFVFALSRQNLPVLPGTDTLAFDHIHQGAYVLSDVAAGETIAVQLIATGSEVSLALDVKKQLAQDGIGARVISMPSRELFEQQPEEVRNAVLLPNVQANVVLEMAYPAGWEEITGGSGFVVGIRKFGASAKADRVIREYGFTAEAIVQQIRQKYFQ; from the coding sequence TTGAATCAAGCCACAGCCAGTTTAGAAACATTAAGCATAAATACGATCCGGACTTTGACGATCGACGCTGTTGAAAAAGCAGCGATGGGTCATCCCGGTATGCCGATGGGAGCAGCGCCTATGGCGTATGCGCTTTGGACGCAGCACTTGAAGCATAATCCGGCCAATCCCAAGTGGGTGGATCGCGATCGCTTCGTATTATCAGCGGGTCATGGCTCGATGCTGCTCTACAGCCTGCTGCATTTAAGCGGTTACGATGTGACGATTGAAGACATCAAGGAATTCCGCCAATGGGGAAGCCGGACACCAGGGCACCCAGAGTACGGGCATACAGCAGGCGTGGAAGCTACAACGGGACCTCTGGGCCAAGGTGTTGCCATGGCTGTAGGTATGGCGATGGCTGAAGCGCATCAAGCTTCTGTTTATAATAAACCGAGCTTTCCGATCGTTGATCATTACACCTATGCTATCTGCGGTGATGGTGATTTAATGGAAGGCGTTTCATCTGAGGCTGCCTCCCTGGCGGGGCATCTGAAATTGGGCAAATTAATCGTGCTCTACGATTCCAACGATATTTCACTTGACGGTGAATTGAATATGTCGTTCTCCGAGAATGTTAAGACGCGTATTGAATCCTACGGATGGCAATACTTACGTGTGGAAGAACAGAACAACGTCGAGGCGATTGCCGCTGCGATCGCCGAGGGCAAGGCGGATCTCGAGCGCCCAACGCTGATCGAGATCAAAACAACGATCGGCTATGGCAGTCCGAACAAAGCCGGCAAAGGCGGCCACGGCGGCACGCACGGCTCGCCGCTTGGCAAAGAAGAGCTGCTGCTGACGAAGCAGGCGCTCGGTTGGCCTTTGGAGCCGGACTTCTATGTGCCGGCTGAGGTTTACGCCCATTTCGCCCATTTCAAGCAGCTGGGCGGAGAAGCTCAAACTGCCTGGGAGCAGCTGTGGAACAGCTATCAGGCGGCGTATCCTGAGCTCGCGCAGCAATTCGAGCTCGCGAACAGCGGTGATCTTCCGGCCGATTGGAAGGCAGATATGCCGCGCTTTACCCCGGAGAGCGGCGCGATCTCGACGCGTACGGCATCCGGCAAAGTGATTAACGGCTTGGCGAAGCGGGTACCTTATCTTGTAGGCGGCTCTGCCGATCTGGCAAGCTCCAACTTCACCATGATTAATGACGCCGCGGCGTTTAGCAGCGCGGATTATAGCGGCCGCAACTTCTGGTTCGGCGTCCGTGAATTCGCCATGGGTGCAGCCTTGAACGGCATGCTGCTGCACGGCGGCGTGCGTGCCTTCGGCGGAACGTTCCTCGTGTTCAGCGACTATCTTCGTGGCGCGATTCGCTTGTCCGCGCTGATGAAGCTGCCGGTGGCGTACGTCTTCACGCACGACAGCATCGCTGTCGGCGAAGACGGCCCGACGCATCAGCCGATCGAGCAGATCCCATCCCTGCGGATGATTCCGGATGTGACGTTGTTCCGTCCTGCGGACGCGAACGAAACAGCTGCCGCTTGGCAGTACGTCCTCGAGGCGAAGGAAGGTCCTTTCGTATTCGCGCTTTCGCGCCAGAACCTGCCAGTGCTGCCGGGCACGGATACGCTTGCTTTTGACCATATTCATCAAGGGGCCTATGTGTTGTCCGATGTGGCTGCTGGCGAAACCATCGCTGTTCAGCTTATCGCGACAGGTTCTGAAGTAAGCCTTGCACTTGACGTGAAGAAGCAGTTGGCGCAAGATGGTATTGGGGCTCGTGTGATTTCGATGCCAAGCCGTGAACTGTTCGAGCAGCAGCCTGAAGAAGTGCGAAATGCCGTACTGTTACCGAATGTACAGGCGAATGTCGTTCTGGAGATGGCTTATCCTGCTGGTTGGGAAGAAATTACGGGCGGCAGCGGCTTCGTTGTCGGGATTCGTAAGTTCGGGGCATCGGCCAAAGCGGATCGTGTGATTCGTGAATATGGCTTTACCGCAGAAGCAATCGTACAACAAATCAGACAGAAGTATTTCCAATAA
- the fsa gene encoding fructose-6-phosphate aldolase, with protein MKLFIDTANVEEIRKAHALGVVAGVTTNPSLIAKEGRDFFETVKEIISIVGDVPISAEVVSLKADEMVEQGKKLAKLSPNVVIKLPMTLDGLQATSVFRSLGIPTNVTLIFSSTQALLAARAGATYVSPFIGRLDDINQVGMNLIKEISQIFQVHGIKSEIISASVRHSAHVIEAALAGSHIATVPYKVIESMSKHPLTDAGIEKFLADWEGANQEKF; from the coding sequence ATGAAATTGTTTATCGACACAGCCAATGTAGAAGAAATTCGTAAAGCGCACGCGTTAGGCGTAGTTGCGGGGGTTACGACTAATCCTTCACTGATTGCCAAAGAGGGAAGAGACTTTTTTGAAACTGTCAAAGAAATCATCTCCATCGTAGGCGATGTACCAATCAGTGCAGAAGTCGTTTCCTTGAAAGCGGACGAAATGGTAGAGCAAGGCAAGAAGCTCGCTAAGCTTAGCCCGAATGTTGTGATCAAGCTTCCAATGACATTAGATGGCCTGCAAGCAACAAGCGTTTTCCGTTCACTGGGCATCCCAACGAATGTAACGCTGATCTTCAGTTCGACACAAGCTTTGTTGGCTGCTCGTGCGGGTGCTACGTATGTATCGCCGTTTATCGGCCGTTTGGACGATATCAACCAAGTGGGGATGAATCTGATCAAAGAGATCAGCCAAATTTTCCAAGTACACGGGATTAAATCCGAAATTATCTCTGCCAGCGTTCGTCACTCTGCGCACGTGATTGAGGCTGCACTTGCAGGGTCGCATATTGCTACTGTGCCATATAAAGTAATCGAGTCTATGAGCAAACATCCGCTGACTGATGCTGGTATTGAGAAGTTCCTAGCCGATTGGGAAGGCGCGAATCAAGAGAAGTTCTAA